The following coding sequences lie in one Yamadazyma tenuis chromosome 3, complete sequence genomic window:
- the BUR1 gene encoding serine/threonine protein kinase, CMGC, CDC2/CDK subfamily (EggNog:ENOG503NU5C; COG:D), protein MAGTSAKRHTAKYQSINKFQDMNRLKNFEILKKLGKGTFGVVQKAKYIKTGEIVALKQLLNHSAKEGFPITAMREITIMKKLNHTNVLKIQDMIYEEPKTSTSQDVVRERGCFYTVCGYMSSDLVGILSNPHITLKMSEIKCLMIQLLKGIQYIHEQNFLHRDVKTANILIDEHGTLKIADFGLARVYHGTPPTLGQGPGGGERNYTSLVVTRWYRPPEILLGDRKYTTAVDMWGVGCVFGELFTRKPILSGKTDSHQCQIIFQLLGSPTTDWSGSLDLPNKTDLNIGLTCKRVFEDEYGPIINDAQGLDLMSHLLTLNPYKRFNALDALDHPFFTIDPQPTSPSELKFEECHEIDKERFQKMGERPVTKRERPETPKQNVKRQNIIPSEPRIASHSPTITSHPELPSIPIPKPAFHSTKPDTASPKQHSGIFMPKRRKQRPADILTTSRSQDSAIPLPKRQKSERMDFESDLTDFEEDVSEQKLQVLNLESYRVSSASHENT, encoded by the coding sequence ATGGCAGGTACGTCAGCAAAGAGACACACGGCTAAGTACCagtccatcaacaagttccaGGATATGAATCGATTAAAGAACtttgagattttgaagaaactaGGAAAGGGAACCTTCGGAGTAGTTCAAAAAGCCAAATACATAAAAACTGGCGAAATCGTGGCGCTCAAGCAGTTGTTGAATCACTCGGCCAAAGAGGGGTTCCCCATAACGGCCATGAGAGAAATTACAatcatgaagaagttgaatcaCACAaatgttttgaagatcCAGGATATGATATACGAAGAGCCCAAAACCTCAACTTCACAGGATGTGGTTCGAGAGCGAGGCTGCTTCTACACGGTTTGTGGATACATGTCATCGGACTTGGTGGGGATCTTGCTGAATCCACACATCACATTGAAAATGCTGGAAATAAAATGCTTGATGATACAGCTTCTTAAGGGCATCCAATACATTCATGAGCAGAACTTCCTCCATCGAGACGTGAAAACCGCCAATATTTTGATAGATGAACACGGAACCCTCAAGATAGCAGACTTCGGGTTGGCCCGTGTTTACCACGGCACTCCACCCACTTTGGGCCAAGGTCCTGGCGGAGGAGAACGTAATTATACGAGTTTGGTGGTCACCAGATGGTACCGGCCGCCGGAAATTTTGCTTGGTGACCGCAAGTACACCACTGCCGTCGACATGTGGGGTGTGGGATGTGTCTTTGGAGAGCTCTTTACTCGCAAGCCTATTTTGAGCGGGAAAACAGATTCTCACCAGTGTCAGATAATCTTCCAATTATTGGGTAGTCCTACCACTGACTGGTCCGGTTCGTTGGACCTACCAAATAAGACCGACTTGAATATTGGATTGACGTGCAAACGtgtgtttgaagacgaATACGGTCCTATTATTAATGATGCCCAAGGACTAGATTTGATGAGCCATCTTTTGACCCTCAACCCATACAAAAGGTTCAACGCATTGGACGCCTTGGATCATCCATTTTTCACGATCGACCCACAGCCGACCAGTCCGTCCGAATTGAAGTTCGAAGAGTGCCATGAGATCGACAAGGAGAGATTTCAGAAGATGGGAGAAAGGCCAGTTACCAAGAGAGAAAGGCCTGAGACCCCCAAACAGAACGTCAAAAGACAGAACATCATACCTTCAGAGCCCAGGATTGCTTCTCATTCTCCTACGATTACCTCACACCCCGAATTGCCCAGTATTCCAATACCAAAACCTGCATTTCATAGTACAAAACCAGATACTGCCAGCCCCAAGCAACACAGTGGGATCTTCATGCCAAAGCGGCGCAAACAACGCCCGGCAGATATCCTAACCACAAGCAGGTCTCAAGACTCAGCCATACCATTACCTAAAAGGCAGAAGAGTGAACGGATGGACTTTGAAAGCGATTTGACCGATTTTGAGGAAGATGTATCAGAGCAGAAATTGCAGGTACTCAATCTAGAACTGTACCGTGTCAGCAGTGCCAGTCACGAAAACACCTAG
- the ITR1 gene encoding myo-inositol transporter itr1 (EggNog:ENOG503NU7Y; COG:P), with protein MSKPSPDYQSTENLDLSSETSSQHLVKDNVSTTTDTSKTKPSRLVILLTLASSISGYMFGYDTGYISGALVSIGTDLSNKHLTDGEQEFITGATSLGALLGAVVGGVLANFLGRRMVLLGSNVIFVVGAIIQLAAKTVWTMIVGRFVLGWGVGIASLIAPLMISELAPSRYRGRLIVTNSMLITAGQLIAYFINWGLTRVNHGWRVSVGLCIVPAVLQFGLFWFLPDTPRFYIINNDPVNAKMVLKKVYKDADDAFIESEIAEMVASNSNVPGDGPVSRAWNSVKLLHSTPANLRALILACGLQGIQQFTGFNSLMYFSATIFETCGFNNATAVSIIVAATNFTFSCVSLCIIDHVGRRKTLCIAIPIMCIALVICAIGFHFLGVKFGSSDEVIVKSSGISGWGIVVILSMVLFVGSYAIGIGTSAWTGVELFSDVNVRSAGAMFAAGTNWAGSLTISSTFLTMLEKITPTGTFSFFAGLCVISFFFIYFLYPEVSGLELEETTRLLTDGFNVKEAGRLSKERKHRKPKTQPVV; from the coding sequence ATGTCTAAGCCCTCACCAGATTATCAGTCGACCGAGAACCTCGACCTATCAAGCGAGACTTCATCTCAGCATCTCGTGAAGGATAAtgtttccaccaccacagaCACATCCAAAACCAAACCGAGTCGGTTGGTGATTCTATTAACCTTGGCCTCCTCCATCTCCGGGTACATGTTCGGTTACGACACCGGATACATTTCGGGAGCGTTGGTGAGTATTGGCACAGATTTGTCCAATAAGCACCTTACTGATGGAGAGCAAGAATTCATAACTGGAGCCACGTCTTTAGGGGCACTTTTAGGAGCCGTCGTGGGGGGAGTAttggccaacttcttgggtaGAAGAATGGTATTGTTGGGATCCAACGTGATTTTTGTGGTGGGGGCCATTATCCAATTGGCTGCCAAAACCGTGTGGACCATGATTGTGGGAAGATTTGTGCTTGGATGGGGAGTGGGAATTGCATCGTTGATTGCTCCCTTGATGATCTCCGAGTTGGCGCCTTCACGTTACCGGGGCCGGTTGATTGTCACGAACAGTATGTTGATTACTGCTGGTCAGTTGATTGCGTATTTCATTAATTGGGGGTTAACCAGAGTTAACCACGGATGGAGGGTGTCGGTGGGCTTGTGTATTGTCCCTGCAGTTCTCCAATTTGGGTTATTCTGGTTCTTACCAGATACTCCAAGATTctatatcatcaataacGACCCTGTGAATGCCaaaatggtgttgaaaaaagtGTATAAGGATGCTGACGACGCGTTCATCGAGTCTGAAATCGCCGAAATGGTGgcttccaactccaatGTTCCAGGTGATGGTCCGGTGTCCAGAGCATGGAACTCAGTCAAGTTACTTCATTCTACTCCAGCAAATTTAAGggctttgattttggcctGTGGGTTACAAGGAATCCAGCAGTTTACCGGGTTCAATTCGCTCATGTACTTTAGTGCTACGATTTTCGAGACTTGCGGATTCAATAATGCTACTGCTGTATCCATCATTGTTGCAGCTACCAACTTCACCTTTTCATGTGTCTCCTTATGTATCATTGACCatgttggaagaagaaagaccTTGTGCATTGCGATTCCCATCATGTGTATTGCGTTGGTGATTTGTGCCATTGGATTCCACTTTTTGGGAGTCAAGTTTGGTTCTTCTGATGAAGTGATTGTTAAAAGCAGCGGTATTTCGGGTTGGGGAATCGTGGTGATTCTTTCAATGGTTCTCTTTGTGGGAAGTTACGCTATTGGTATCGGAACCTCTGCCTGGACTGGAGTTGAATTATTCTCTGATGTTAATGTCAGATCGGCTGGGGCAATGTTTGCAGCCGGTACTAATTGGGCTGGTTCCTTAACCATTTCCTCCACTTTTTTAACCATGTTGGAGAAAATCACTCCCACAGGAACCTTCTCGTTCTTCGCAGGTTTGTGTGTGATTTCGTTCTTTTTCATCTACTTTTTGTACCCTGAAGTATCTGGCTTGGAACTCGAAGAGACCACCAGATTGTTGACCGACGGATTCAACGTCAAGGAAGCCGGCAGGTTGTCCAAAGAGAGAAAGCATCGTAAACCCAAAACCCAGCCTGTGGTTTAG